From Pandoraea vervacti, the proteins below share one genomic window:
- a CDS encoding ATP synthase subunit I yields MTEKSRSNFEPEPQAPARAAYEAWDDEQEQEKPIVPLTRAQAERLFGPDVGRASSVTPFRVVGAQVLLSLVATLAWWLLSASPRDAALSAWLGGMIGWIPGALFALRLRISGDRVSVGSLVTGEAIKVATTIALLVAVAYGFPGVHWIALLITFVLTLKVYWLAMALK; encoded by the coding sequence ATGACCGAGAAATCACGGTCGAACTTCGAACCCGAACCGCAAGCGCCGGCACGTGCAGCATACGAGGCTTGGGACGACGAGCAGGAGCAGGAAAAACCTATCGTTCCACTCACGCGTGCGCAGGCTGAGCGCCTGTTCGGTCCCGATGTGGGGCGCGCGTCAAGTGTGACTCCATTCAGGGTGGTGGGAGCCCAGGTACTGCTGTCGCTGGTAGCGACGCTGGCCTGGTGGCTACTGTCGGCATCGCCACGAGACGCGGCGTTGTCTGCATGGCTGGGTGGAATGATCGGTTGGATCCCGGGCGCGCTGTTTGCGCTTCGGCTAAGAATTTCAGGTGATCGTGTCTCCGTCGGTTCGTTGGTGACGGGAGAGGCGATCAAGGTAGCAACGACGATTGCGTTATTGGTGGCGGTGGCGTACGGATTTCCAGGAGTTCACTGGATCGCGCTTCTGATCACCTTCGTGCTCACGCTCAAAGTCTATTGGCTTGCGATGGCACTGAAGTAG